The genomic DNA CGAGTTCGCGTCGCTCGCCGACCGGTACGGCTTCATCGTCATCTATCCGTCGGCGTCGAAGAAGATGAACTGCTTCGACAACTGGTCCGAGGCGTCCAAGGTGCGCGGCGGCCAGACCGACCCGGTGTCGCTCATGTCGATGGTGACCTACGTCGAGCAGCAGTACCACGGCGACCCGAACCGGGTGTTCGCGACCGGCGCCTCCTCGGGCGCCATGATGACCAACGCCATGCTCGCCCTGTATCCCGAGGTGTTCAAGGCGGGTGCGGCCTTCATGGGCGTGCCGTTCACGTGCTTCCCCAACGAGGCGGCCTACAACCCGGCGGGCAACTCCGCCCCGTGCGTGGGCAAGACCGCGCAGCAGTGGGGTGACGCGGTCCGCAACGCGAACCCCTCCTACCGGGGGCCGTGGCCGCGCATGCAGCTGTGGCACGGCACGGCCGACAACGTCGTCGCCTACTCCGAACTGGAGGAGGAGGTCAAGCAGTGGACGAACGTGCACGGCCTGAGCCAGACGCCGACCTCCACGGACACGCCGCAGTCCGGGTGGAGCCGCCGCCGTTACGCGGACGGCTCCGGGGCGGTGAAGGTCGAGGCCTACACCATCCAGGGCGCGGGCCACAGCCTCCCGGCGGGCGGCATGGCCGCCGTCGCCATCCAGTTCTTCGGCCTCACCGGTAGCGGCCCGAGCCCGAGCCCGAGCCCGAGCCCGAGCCCGAGCCACAGCCCGAGCGCCAGCCCGTCCGTCAGCCCCTCGGCATCTCCGAGCGCCTCGCCGTCCGCGAGCCCGTCGGCCCCGCAGCAGGGCGCGTGCCGGATCACCTACAGGGCCAATTCCTGGAACGAGGGCTTCACCGCGGACGTCACGATCACCAACACCGGCGCCGCTCCGGTCAACGGCTGGACCGTCACCTGGACGTGGCCGGGCAACCAGCGGGTCGTCAACGCGTGGAACGCCACCGCGACCCAGTCCGGCGCCCAGGTCACCGCCCGCAACGTCTCCTACAACCCCGCCATCCCCGCCGGAGGCAGCACGAGCTTCGGCTTCCAGGGGACCTACAGCGGCAGCAACACCGCACCGGCCGGGTTCGCCCTGAACGGGACGCCCTGCACCGTCTCCTGACCGGGGACCGCACCGCCCCCGGCCGCGCCGCTCGGGGG from Microbispora sp. ZYX-F-249 includes the following:
- a CDS encoding extracellular catalytic domain type 1 short-chain-length polyhydroxyalkanoate depolymerase gives rise to the protein MRRLLAALAGACAAVVCAAAALVSVLVPAHPAAAATLTEVTNFGANPGNLRMHLYVPNGVQQNPAIVLAMHTCGGSGPGFYSSTEFASLADRYGFIVIYPSASKKMNCFDNWSEASKVRGGQTDPVSLMSMVTYVEQQYHGDPNRVFATGASSGAMMTNAMLALYPEVFKAGAAFMGVPFTCFPNEAAYNPAGNSAPCVGKTAQQWGDAVRNANPSYRGPWPRMQLWHGTADNVVAYSELEEEVKQWTNVHGLSQTPTSTDTPQSGWSRRRYADGSGAVKVEAYTIQGAGHSLPAGGMAAVAIQFFGLTGSGPSPSPSPSPSPSHSPSASPSVSPSASPSASPSASPSAPQQGACRITYRANSWNEGFTADVTITNTGAAPVNGWTVTWTWPGNQRVVNAWNATATQSGAQVTARNVSYNPAIPAGGSTSFGFQGTYSGSNTAPAGFALNGTPCTVS